A single window of Salvia splendens isolate huo1 chromosome 8, SspV2, whole genome shotgun sequence DNA harbors:
- the LOC121743671 gene encoding hsp70-Hsp90 organizing protein 3-like, translated as MADDAKAKGNAAFSSANFADAIRHFTDAINLAPTNHVLYSNRSAAYASLNQFSEALSDAEKTVELKPDWGKGYSRLGAAHIGLQRYNDAVSAYRKGLEIDPNNEPLKSGLADAESALAGSSRPRPGPGMSPFGDAFGPEMWVKLSSDPTTRGFLQQPDFVKMMQDIQKNPNNLNMYLQDQRVMKSLGALLNLKFQAGPEQEGAEAPSASGDGSPERKSNSEAEAVKEDTRKEREAEAVTISEEEKEKKEVKEQAQKEKEAGNAAYKKKDFESAIQHYTKAIELDDSDISFLTNRAAVYLEMGKYEDCIKDCEKAFERGRELRADYKMLARALTRKGTALAKMAKCSKDYEPAIETFQKALTEHRNPDTLKKLNDAERAKKELEQQEYFDPKIADEEREKGNQFFKEQKYPEAIKHYSEAIRRNPNDPKAFSNRAACYTKLGAMPEGLKDAEKCIELDPTFSKGYTRKGAVQFFMKEYEKALETYQEGLKHDPQNPELLDGIRRCVEQANKASRGDLTPDELKERQAKGMQDPEIQNILTDPVMRQVLTDFQENPVAAQKHMKNPGVMDKIQKLVNAGIVQVK; from the exons ATGGCCGACGATGCCAAGGCAAAAGGCAACGCCGCCTTCTCATCCGCCAACTTCGCCGACGCCATCCGCCACTTCACCGACGCAATCAACCTAGCCCCAACCAACCACGTCCTCTACTCGAACCGATCCGCCGCCTACGCTTCCCTCAACCAATTCTCTGAAGCTCTCTCCGACGCGGAGAAGACCGTGGAGCTCAAGCCCGATTGGGGCAAGGGCTACTCGCGGCTGGGCGCGGCGCATATCGGCCTCCAGAGATACAACGACGCCGTTTCCGCCTACAGGAAGGGCCTCGAGATCGACCCCAACAATGAGCCTCTCAAGTCTGGCCTCGCGGACGCCGAATCCGCCCTAGCCGGGAGCTCCAGGCCTCGCCCCGGCCCGGGGATGAGCCCGTTTGGTGATGCTTTTGGGCCCGAAATGTGGGTTAAGCTGTCTAGTGACCCTACCACCAGGGGATTTCTTCAGCAGCCCGATTTCGTGAAGATGATGCAGGATATCCAGAAGAATCCGAACAATTTGAACATGTATTTGCAGGATCAGAGGGTTATGAAGTCATTGGGGGCTTTGTTGAACTTGAAGTTCCAGGCGGGGCCGGAGCAGGAGGGTGCGGAGGCCCCATCGGCCTCGGGTGATGGATCGCCGGAGAGGAAGTCGAATTCGGAAGCTGAGGCTGTGAAGGAGGATACAAGGAAGGAAAGGGAAGCTGAGGCAGTGACGATATCggaagaagagaaggagaagaaggaaGTGAAAGAGCAGGCTCAGAAAGAGAAGGAAGCTGGAAATGCTGCGTATAAGAAAAAGGATTTTGAGTCGGCGATTCAGCATTACACTAAGGCCATTGAACTTGACGATTCCGACATATCATTCCTCACTAATCGTGCTGCTGTTTACTTGGAAATGGGCAAG TATGAGGACTGCATTAAGGATTGCGAGAAAGCTTTTGAAAGGGGTAGGGAACTGAGAGCAGATTACAAGATGTTAGCAAGGGCCTTGACGAGAAAGGGTACTGCCTTGGCAAAGATGGCCAAGTGTTCTAAGGATTATGAGCCTGCCATTGAGACATTCCAGAAAGCCTTAACTGAGCATCGTAACCCAGACACACTGAAGAAGCTCAATGATGCTGAGAGAGCAAAGAAAGAGCTTGAGCAGCAGGAGTACTTCGATCCTAAAATAGCTGACGAGGAGCGTGAGAAAG GTAACCAGTTCTTTAAAGAGCAGAAGTATCCAGAAGCTATCAAGCACTATTCGGAAGCAATAAGGAGAAACCCAAATGATCCAAAG GCATTCAGCAACAGAGCTGCTTGTTACACAAAACTTGGTGCAATGCCCGAGGGGCTCAAAGATGCTGAAAAATGCATTGAACTTGATCCGACATTCTCGAAAGGTTATACCAGGAAGGGTGCAGTCCAATTTTTTATGAAAGAGTACGAGAAAGCGCTGGAAACATACCAGGAGGGTTTGAAGCATGATCCTCAGAACCCGGAATTGCTAGATGGCATAAGgag ATGCGTGGAGCAGGCAAACAAGGCTAGCCGTGGAGATTTAACCCCTGATGAATTGAAAGAGAGACAG GCTAAGGGAATGCAGGACCCGGAAATCCAAAACATCCTAACTGATCCAGTAATGAGACAG GTCCTGACGGACTTCCAGGAGAACCCAGTCGCTGCACAAAAACACATGAAAAACCCTGGTGTGATGGACAAAATACAGAAACTTGTCAATGCAGGAATTGTTCAAGTAAAATAA